From a region of the Nonlabens dokdonensis DSW-6 genome:
- a CDS encoding ATP-binding protein — MKYLLSILLFLCFSLSFGQQRTKDSLSIASELDKAQKLIGQSKYKDAQAIYDRVQPSLERISSYDLTVKYYGDQGILNFYQGDFTGAFSKFEMAYEQAVDNKHEIDQMRYLNNMGAAMTYKGDLKGSVSVQEKSITLAKKLNDTLQLSKSLNNLGLVYDEMGELDRALGLYEKAIKLKLTLGLKEEALTTRLNIAGIKLALGKKKDSSLIQSALYEYQQILKDAQELDKPKTTLQALNNSAIIYKIQGDTARAMSVYKDVFKKAELLKDDEVYRVAALNLGINYYQKHEDDIAAKYLFIAEPIIESNSMPTERAKLYKYLSYLYKAQGNDDKAYSYLESYTLAKDSLSNELLQDKIANFEIKYSTAEKEQEILKQRATLAEKALEIQKSNQVITLVSVGAVFIFLLGLLFYRQQKIKNAQLTKEKELEKAMAQIEIQNKLQEQRLRISRDLHDNIGSQLTFLISSIDNLNYGQKLGRQTTSEKLSELSNYTRTTIDELRDTIWAMNKNNISIDDIHDRTNTMVAKININSQDSFLVETQFEENMNITFNAIQGMHIFRIIQESLNNAIKYAQAHLILIKSAKEENNLIITIIDNGKGFDIEQQSLGNGLKNMQDRASMMESNLEITSTLQEGTHVALTIPI, encoded by the coding sequence ATGAAATATCTATTATCCATTCTTTTGTTTTTATGTTTCTCGTTAAGTTTTGGACAACAAAGAACAAAAGATTCCTTGAGCATCGCTAGTGAATTAGATAAAGCTCAAAAACTCATAGGTCAAAGCAAGTATAAGGATGCTCAAGCGATATATGACCGCGTGCAACCCTCGTTAGAAAGAATATCATCCTATGATCTGACAGTAAAATATTATGGAGATCAAGGAATTTTAAATTTTTACCAAGGTGATTTTACAGGCGCTTTTTCAAAATTTGAAATGGCTTACGAGCAAGCTGTAGATAATAAACACGAGATAGACCAAATGAGGTACCTCAATAATATGGGTGCAGCTATGACTTATAAAGGCGATCTTAAAGGAAGTGTATCGGTTCAGGAAAAATCTATTACCCTTGCAAAAAAGCTCAATGATACCTTACAGTTATCAAAGTCATTGAATAATTTGGGATTGGTATATGATGAGATGGGAGAATTAGATAGAGCTTTGGGACTGTATGAAAAAGCTATTAAATTAAAACTGACACTTGGTTTAAAAGAAGAGGCACTTACTACCAGACTTAATATAGCTGGTATTAAATTGGCTCTAGGTAAAAAAAAGGACAGTTCGTTGATCCAGTCAGCACTGTATGAATATCAACAAATTCTTAAAGATGCGCAAGAGTTAGATAAACCTAAAACAACACTTCAGGCGCTTAATAATTCTGCTATTATATATAAAATTCAAGGTGATACTGCTCGTGCTATGTCAGTATATAAAGATGTGTTTAAAAAAGCAGAATTACTCAAAGATGATGAGGTCTATCGAGTTGCAGCTCTCAACCTAGGTATTAATTATTATCAAAAGCATGAAGACGATATAGCAGCAAAATACCTATTCATTGCAGAGCCTATCATAGAATCCAACAGTATGCCTACCGAAAGGGCAAAGTTGTATAAGTATTTGTCTTATTTGTATAAAGCTCAAGGAAATGACGATAAAGCCTATAGTTATCTTGAATCTTATACGCTTGCAAAAGATTCTTTGTCTAACGAATTGCTACAAGATAAAATAGCAAACTTTGAAATAAAATATAGTACTGCCGAAAAGGAACAGGAAATCTTAAAACAACGCGCCACACTAGCAGAAAAAGCATTAGAAATTCAGAAAAGTAATCAAGTCATTACCTTAGTTAGTGTAGGAGCAGTATTTATTTTTTTGTTAGGGCTCTTATTTTACAGACAGCAGAAAATAAAAAATGCCCAGCTCACAAAAGAAAAAGAACTAGAAAAGGCGATGGCTCAAATAGAAATACAAAACAAGTTGCAAGAACAACGTTTAAGGATTTCCAGAGATCTTCATGATAACATAGGTAGCCAGCTTACGTTTCTTATTTCATCAATAGATAATTTAAATTATGGTCAAAAATTAGGAAGGCAAACTACAAGCGAGAAATTATCAGAGTTGAGCAATTATACGAGAACAACCATCGATGAACTTAGAGATACTATCTGGGCGATGAATAAAAACAACATTTCCATAGACGATATTCATGACCGTACCAACACGATGGTTGCAAAAATTAATATCAATTCGCAAGATTCCTTTTTAGTTGAAACTCAGTTTGAAGAAAATATGAATATTACTTTTAATGCAATTCAAGGCATGCATATTTTCAGAATTATTCAAGAGTCTCTCAACAACGCCATAAAGTATGCACAAGCTCACTTAATTCTAATAAAGTCGGCTAAGGAAGAGAATAATTTAATTATTACAATTATTGATAACGGTAAAGGTTTTGACATAGAGCAGCAATCCTTAGGTAACGGTCTCAAGAATATGCAAGATCGAGCATCAATGATGGAGTCTAACTTAGAAATCACAAGTACTTTGCAAGAAGGAACACATGTTGCACTTACTATACCTATATAA